From a single Leclercia sp. AS011 genomic region:
- a CDS encoding PTS transporter subunit EIIC, which yields MKRAVNALQNFGKSLYGPVLILPIVGLFIAFGNVLGNGALAGYLPFLGNPLIQSIGQLISKSAVSVLVNLALVFAVGIPIGLATRDKGYAALIGLVTFVVFINAMNVTLNLQGALAPADQMKAAGQSMVLGVQVLEMGVFAGILTGALSGYLYNKYSGVQFNGAMAIYSGHCFVAIIMLPVSMLLGVVMSELWPFAQHGISTMALAIKGSGAFGVAIYGFLERILVPTGLHHLVYTPFLYTELGGTQEVCGATYHGARNIYFAEMACPEVKQLSSTAVWDARGISKMFGLPAAALAMYVTAKPERKAAAKAILIPAALTSLLVGVTEPIEFSFLFVAPLLFVVHAVLTGIGMMLFYLLGVHAIGANGIIDFILYNLPLGTEKSNWPMYILVGVIMFALYFVIFRFLILHFRMKTPGREEEDQETRLYSKQEYQAKGSNDGLGEAIVVGLGGRENIEVVDNCYTRLRVTVKDVAIIDEPRLKATGAKGVIKQGNNVQVVYGLHVKKMREAVETVL from the coding sequence ATGAAACGAGCCGTGAACGCCCTACAAAATTTCGGTAAATCACTGTACGGACCGGTACTTATCCTGCCTATTGTCGGTCTTTTCATCGCCTTTGGTAATGTGTTGGGTAACGGTGCCCTTGCCGGTTACCTGCCCTTCCTCGGGAATCCGCTGATCCAGAGCATCGGCCAGCTGATTTCAAAATCTGCCGTCTCGGTGCTGGTAAACCTGGCACTGGTGTTTGCCGTGGGGATCCCCATTGGTCTGGCGACGCGTGACAAAGGGTACGCGGCGCTGATTGGCCTGGTGACCTTCGTGGTGTTTATCAACGCCATGAACGTGACCCTGAATCTGCAGGGGGCGCTGGCCCCGGCGGATCAGATGAAAGCCGCCGGGCAAAGCATGGTGCTGGGCGTGCAGGTGCTGGAGATGGGTGTGTTTGCCGGGATCCTCACCGGGGCGCTGTCGGGCTACCTGTATAACAAATACTCCGGAGTGCAGTTTAACGGCGCGATGGCGATCTACTCGGGGCACTGCTTCGTCGCCATCATTATGCTGCCGGTGTCGATGCTGCTCGGGGTGGTGATGAGCGAGCTGTGGCCGTTTGCCCAGCACGGGATCAGCACCATGGCCTTAGCCATTAAAGGTTCCGGGGCGTTTGGGGTGGCGATTTACGGCTTCCTTGAGCGCATCCTGGTGCCGACCGGCCTGCACCATCTGGTCTACACCCCGTTCCTCTATACCGAGCTGGGCGGTACCCAGGAGGTCTGCGGCGCAACCTACCACGGCGCGCGCAATATCTACTTTGCCGAGATGGCCTGCCCGGAGGTGAAGCAGCTCAGCAGCACCGCGGTATGGGATGCCCGCGGCATCAGCAAGATGTTTGGCCTGCCTGCCGCCGCGCTGGCGATGTATGTCACCGCGAAACCGGAGCGTAAAGCCGCGGCGAAAGCGATTCTGATCCCGGCGGCGCTGACCTCCCTGCTGGTGGGTGTCACCGAGCCCATTGAGTTCTCCTTCCTGTTCGTCGCCCCGCTGCTGTTTGTGGTGCACGCGGTGCTGACCGGGATCGGCATGATGCTCTTTTATCTGCTGGGGGTTCACGCCATCGGGGCCAACGGCATTATCGATTTCATTCTTTATAACCTGCCGCTGGGCACCGAAAAATCCAACTGGCCGATGTATATCCTGGTCGGGGTGATCATGTTCGCCCTCTACTTCGTCATCTTCCGCTTCCTGATCCTGCATTTCCGCATGAAGACCCCAGGGCGCGAAGAGGAGGATCAGGAGACCCGCCTGTACAGCAAGCAGGAGTACCAGGCGAAAGGCAGTAATGATGGTCTGGGCGAGGCGATTGTCGTCGGTCTCGGCGGACGTGAAAACATCGAGGTGGTGGATAACTGCTACACCCGCCTGCGCGTCACGGTGAAAGACGTGGCCATCATCGACGAGCCACGGCTCAAGGCGACGGGCGCGAAAGGCGTTATCAAGCAAGGTAACAACGTTCAGGTGGTCTACGGGCTGCATGTCAAAAAAATGCGAGAAGCGGTCGAGACGGTTCTCTGA
- a CDS encoding alpha-2-macroglobulin family protein: MKPFRLAALSLALLTTITLVGCDDSDDKTSSAAPATATASTATPAPAPASAKPDSATLEKLAAQSQGKTLTLLDASEIQLDGAAALVLTFSVPLDPSQDFARAVHVVDKKSGKVDGAWELAPNLKELRLRHLEPNRNLVVTVEGNLLALNKSTFGSDVEKTITTRDIEPSVGFASRGSLLPGKVVEGLPVMALNVNNVDVNFYRVKPESLAAFVSQWEYRNSLTNWESDNLLKMADLVYTGRFDLNPARNTREKLLLPLADIKPLQQAGVYIAVMNQAGHYNYSNAATLFTLSDIGLSAHRYHNRLDIFTQSLENGAAQSAIDVQLLNDKGQTLAQATSDADGHATLQTDKEAALLLARKDGQTTLLDLTLPALDLAEFAISGAPGFTKQFFMFGPRDLYRPGETVILNGLLRDSDGKPLPDQPVKLEVLRPDGQVARTVVSQPANGLYRFDYQLDSGAQTGMWHVRASTGDNQQRMWDFHVEDFMPERMALNIAGQKAPISPQDPVAFDVTGYYLYGAPANGNSLQGQLFLRPLREAVAALPGFQFGDIAEENLSRSLDEVQLTLDEQGRGQVSSDSQWKETHSPLQVVLQASLLESGGRPVTRRAEQAVWPAATLPGIRPQFASKAVYDYRTDTTVNQPIVEENSQAGFDIVYADASGAKKAVSGLQVRLIRERRDYSWNWSESEGWQSQFDQKDLIEGEQALDLAADETGKVSFPVEWGSYRLEVKAPDEAISSVRFWAGYSWQDNSDGTGAARPDRVTMKLDKPAYQPGDTIKLHIAAPAAGKGYAMIESSEGPLWWKEIDVPAEGLDMTIPVDKAWKRHDLYLSTLVVRPGDKSKSATPKRAVGLLHLPMGDESRRLSIALDNPQKMRPNQNLAVKVKASVKEGATPQKINVLVSAVDSGVLNITDYVTPDPWQAFFGQKRYGADIYDIYGQVIEGQGRLASLRFGGDGDELKRGGKPPVNHVTIIAQQAQPVELDANGEGTVSLPIGDFNGELRLMAQAWTDDDFGSSESKVIVAAPVIAELNTPRFLASGDNARLTLDLTNLTDKPQTLNVALTAGGNLALEGAQPQPVQLAAGERSTLFIPVRALDGYGEGEIAAQVSGLTLPGETFAPQQKSWKIGVRPAFPAQTVNTGTMLKPGESWHAPEQHLANFSPLTLQGQLLLSGKPPLNLARYIRELQAYPYGCLEQTTSGLFPSLYTSAAQLKALGIKGDSDEKRRAAIDVGISRLLQMQRNDGGFALWDKEGPEEYWLTAYVTDFLVRAGEQGYSVPADAVNNANNRLLRYLQDPGMMAVRYSEDTQASKFAIQAYAALVLARQQKAPLGALREIWERRAQAKSGLPLMQLGLALKLMGDAPRSQQALDLAIKTPRSDTQSWMADYGSPLRDNAMMLSLLEEYNLLPDAQNTLLNVLSQQAFSQRWLSTQESNALFLAGRSLQNLSGAWQATTSLAEGNLKGDKPQVQNLNADQLAALQVTNTGTALLWVRLDSSGYPQYAPQPASNVLKIERQILATDGSSKSLSSLKSGELVLVWLNVTASQSVPDALVVDLLPAGLELENQNLASSSASLQESGSEVQNLLSQMQQADIQHMEFRDDRFVAAVPVNEGQPVTLVYLARAVTPGTYAVPVPLVESMYVPQWRATGAASGPLIVVP; this comes from the coding sequence ATGAAACCGTTTCGCCTTGCCGCGCTGTCATTAGCGCTGCTTACCACCATCACGCTTGTCGGCTGTGATGACAGTGACGACAAGACCTCTTCAGCGGCACCCGCTACAGCCACCGCTTCCACCGCTACGCCAGCGCCTGCCCCTGCGTCGGCAAAGCCGGACAGCGCCACGCTGGAGAAACTGGCGGCGCAAAGCCAGGGCAAAACGCTGACCCTGCTGGATGCCTCTGAGATCCAGCTGGACGGTGCCGCCGCCCTGGTGCTGACCTTCTCGGTGCCGCTCGATCCGTCGCAGGATTTCGCCCGCGCGGTACACGTGGTCGATAAAAAAAGCGGCAAGGTCGATGGTGCCTGGGAACTGGCGCCGAACCTGAAAGAGCTACGCCTGCGCCATCTGGAGCCGAACCGCAACCTGGTGGTCACCGTCGAGGGCAATCTGCTGGCGCTGAATAAAAGCACCTTTGGCAGCGACGTCGAAAAAACAATCACCACCCGCGACATCGAACCGAGCGTGGGCTTCGCCAGCCGCGGCTCGCTGCTGCCGGGTAAGGTGGTGGAAGGGCTGCCGGTGATGGCCCTGAACGTCAATAACGTCGATGTGAATTTCTACCGGGTTAAACCCGAGTCCCTGGCCGCCTTTGTCAGCCAGTGGGAGTACCGCAACTCGCTCACCAACTGGGAGTCCGACAATCTGCTGAAGATGGCGGATCTGGTCTACACCGGCCGTTTCGACCTTAACCCGGCGCGCAATACGCGTGAAAAACTGCTCCTGCCGCTGGCGGATATCAAGCCGCTCCAGCAGGCGGGTGTTTACATCGCCGTGATGAATCAGGCCGGGCATTACAACTACAGCAACGCCGCTACCCTGTTTACCCTCAGCGATATTGGTCTCTCTGCGCACCGCTACCATAACCGGCTGGATATCTTTACCCAGAGCCTGGAGAACGGCGCGGCGCAATCGGCGATCGACGTGCAGCTGCTCAACGATAAAGGGCAGACCCTGGCGCAGGCTACCAGCGATGCCGACGGCCATGCGACCTTGCAGACCGACAAAGAGGCCGCGCTGCTCCTCGCCCGCAAGGACGGGCAGACCACGCTGCTCGATCTCACCCTCCCGGCGCTGGATCTGGCGGAGTTTGCCATCTCCGGCGCGCCTGGCTTCACTAAACAGTTCTTTATGTTTGGCCCACGGGATCTCTACCGCCCGGGCGAAACGGTGATCCTCAACGGCCTGCTGCGCGACAGCGACGGCAAACCACTCCCCGATCAGCCGGTGAAGCTGGAGGTGCTGCGGCCGGACGGACAGGTGGCGCGCACTGTGGTCAGCCAGCCTGCTAACGGGCTTTACCGTTTCGACTATCAGCTTGATAGCGGGGCGCAAACCGGGATGTGGCATGTCCGCGCCAGCACCGGTGATAACCAGCAGCGGATGTGGGATTTCCACGTCGAAGACTTTATGCCGGAGCGCATGGCGCTCAATATCGCCGGGCAAAAAGCCCCGATTTCGCCGCAGGATCCTGTCGCCTTCGATGTCACAGGCTATTACCTCTACGGCGCGCCCGCCAACGGCAACAGCCTGCAGGGCCAGCTCTTCTTACGCCCATTGCGGGAAGCCGTGGCTGCACTGCCGGGCTTCCAGTTCGGGGATATTGCCGAAGAGAACCTGAGCCGCAGTCTCGATGAGGTACAGTTGACCCTTGATGAGCAGGGGCGCGGACAGGTGAGCAGCGACAGCCAGTGGAAAGAGACCCACTCTCCGCTGCAGGTGGTTTTGCAGGCCAGCCTGCTGGAGTCCGGTGGCCGACCGGTCACCCGACGGGCGGAACAGGCCGTCTGGCCAGCGGCGACCCTGCCGGGCATCCGTCCGCAGTTCGCAAGCAAAGCGGTCTATGACTACCGCACCGACACCACCGTCAACCAGCCGATTGTCGAGGAGAACAGCCAGGCCGGGTTCGATATCGTTTATGCCGATGCCAGTGGGGCGAAAAAAGCGGTTTCGGGCTTGCAGGTTCGCCTGATCCGCGAGCGCCGCGACTACTCGTGGAACTGGTCGGAGAGCGAGGGCTGGCAGTCGCAGTTCGATCAAAAAGATCTGATCGAGGGGGAACAGGCGCTGGATCTGGCTGCCGACGAGACCGGGAAAGTGAGCTTCCCGGTGGAGTGGGGCTCCTATCGTCTGGAGGTGAAAGCCCCGGATGAGGCGATCAGCAGCGTGCGCTTCTGGGCAGGCTACAGTTGGCAGGACAACAGTGACGGCACCGGGGCGGCACGTCCGGACCGGGTGACGATGAAGCTGGATAAACCGGCCTATCAGCCCGGAGATACCATCAAGCTGCACATCGCTGCCCCGGCGGCAGGGAAGGGCTATGCGATGATCGAATCCAGCGAAGGGCCGCTGTGGTGGAAGGAGATCGACGTCCCGGCCGAGGGGCTGGATATGACCATCCCGGTGGATAAAGCCTGGAAACGCCACGATCTCTATCTCTCCACGCTGGTGGTGCGCCCTGGCGATAAATCAAAATCGGCCACGCCTAAACGGGCGGTGGGCTTGCTGCATCTGCCGATGGGCGATGAAAGCCGTCGCCTGAGCATTGCGCTGGATAACCCGCAAAAAATGCGACCAAACCAGAACCTGGCAGTCAAAGTGAAGGCCAGCGTGAAAGAGGGGGCGACCCCGCAGAAAATCAACGTGCTGGTCTCGGCGGTGGACAGTGGCGTACTCAACATTACCGATTACGTGACCCCCGATCCATGGCAGGCGTTCTTCGGACAGAAGCGCTATGGCGCAGATATCTACGACATCTATGGCCAGGTGATTGAAGGTCAGGGGCGTCTGGCATCGCTGCGCTTTGGCGGCGATGGGGATGAGCTCAAGCGTGGCGGCAAACCGCCGGTCAACCATGTCACCATCATCGCCCAGCAGGCGCAGCCGGTAGAGCTGGATGCCAACGGCGAGGGCACCGTTTCATTGCCGATTGGCGACTTTAACGGCGAGCTGCGTCTGATGGCTCAGGCCTGGACCGATGACGATTTCGGCAGCAGCGAGAGCAAAGTCATCGTGGCTGCGCCGGTGATTGCCGAGCTGAACACCCCGCGCTTCCTGGCCAGCGGCGATAACGCCCGGCTGACGCTGGATCTGACCAACCTGACCGATAAACCGCAGACTCTGAACGTGGCCCTGACCGCAGGTGGCAATCTGGCGCTGGAGGGGGCTCAGCCCCAGCCGGTGCAGCTTGCGGCCGGTGAACGCTCGACGCTGTTTATTCCGGTGCGGGCGCTGGACGGTTACGGTGAGGGCGAAATCGCCGCCCAGGTGAGCGGCCTGACCCTCCCCGGTGAAACCTTTGCACCACAGCAGAAGAGCTGGAAAATCGGCGTGCGTCCGGCATTCCCGGCGCAGACGGTAAATACCGGTACGATGCTCAAGCCGGGTGAAAGCTGGCACGCGCCGGAACAGCACCTCGCTAATTTCTCTCCGCTGACGTTACAGGGGCAGCTGCTGCTCAGCGGTAAGCCGCCGCTGAACCTGGCCCGCTATATTCGTGAGCTACAGGCCTATCCGTATGGCTGTCTGGAGCAGACCACCAGCGGCCTGTTCCCGTCGCTCTATACCAGTGCCGCTCAGTTGAAAGCGCTGGGCATTAAGGGCGACAGCGACGAGAAGCGCCGGGCGGCCATTGATGTCGGCATCTCCCGCCTGCTGCAGATGCAGCGTAACGACGGCGGCTTTGCCCTGTGGGATAAAGAGGGTCCGGAGGAGTACTGGCTTACCGCCTACGTTACCGATTTCCTGGTGCGCGCGGGCGAGCAGGGTTACAGCGTTCCGGCGGATGCCGTTAACAATGCCAACAACCGCCTGCTGCGCTATCTGCAGGATCCCGGCATGATGGCGGTGCGCTACAGCGAGGATACGCAGGCCAGCAAATTTGCAATCCAGGCCTATGCCGCGCTGGTGCTGGCGCGTCAGCAGAAAGCGCCTCTCGGGGCACTGCGCGAAATCTGGGAGCGTCGCGCCCAGGCAAAATCGGGCCTGCCGCTGATGCAGCTGGGGCTGGCGCTGAAGCTGATGGGTGATGCACCGCGCAGCCAGCAGGCGCTGGATCTGGCCATCAAAACGCCGCGCAGCGACACGCAGAGCTGGATGGCCGATTACGGGAGCCCGCTGCGTGATAACGCGATGATGCTCAGCCTGCTGGAAGAGTACAACCTGCTGCCGGATGCGCAGAATACGCTGCTGAACGTTCTGTCCCAGCAGGCCTTTAGCCAGCGCTGGCTCTCTACCCAGGAGAGCAATGCCCTGTTCCTGGCGGGTCGCTCCCTGCAAAACCTCTCTGGGGCGTGGCAGGCCACCACGTCGTTGGCGGAAGGCAACCTTAAGGGTGACAAACCGCAGGTGCAGAACCTCAACGCCGACCAGCTGGCTGCCCTGCAGGTCACCAATACCGGCACGGCGCTGCTGTGGGTACGTCTGGACAGCAGCGGCTATCCGCAATACGCGCCGCAGCCCGCTTCCAACGTGCTGAAAATCGAACGTCAGATTCTGGCAACCGATGGCAGCAGCAAATCCCTCTCTTCCCTGAAGAGCGGCGAGCTGGTGCTGGTCTGGCTGAATGTGACCGCCAGCCAGAGCGTGCCGGATGCCCTGGTGGTGGATCTGCTCCCTGCCGGGCTGGAGCTGGAAAACCAGAACCTCGCCAGCAGCAGTGCCAGCCTGCAGGAGAGTGGCAGCGAGGTGCAAAACCTGCTCAGCCAGATGCAGCAGGCCGATATCCAGCATATGGAGTTCCGCGACGATCGCTTTGTCGCCGCTGTGCCGGTCAACGAAGGCCAGCCGGTGACGCTGGTCTATCTGGCCCGCGCCGTCACTCCGGGAACTTATGCGGTACCGGTGCCGCTGGTGGAATCGATGTACGTGCCCCAGTGGCGGGCAACAGGTGCGGCCAGTGGCCCACTGATTGTCGTTCCGTAA
- the pbpC gene encoding peptidoglycan glycosyltransferase PbpC (penicillin-binding protein 1C), giving the protein MSFRNVQVRKGLRSRWLWLVGAILLLWGGIIAADRLWPLPLHEVNPARVVVDEKGTPLWRFADRDGIWRYPVTIEEVSPRYLEALIQYEDRWFWEHPGVNPFSVLRAAWQDLTAGKVVSGGSTLTMQVARLLDPHSRTLGGKVRQLWRALQLEWHLSKRDILTLYLNRAPFGGTLQGVGAASWAYLGKAPAQLSYSEAALLAVLPQAPSRLRPDRWPERAEAARNKVLKRMASQGVWPARQVSESQEEPVWLAPRQMPQLAALFSRMMLSKSRDTKVVTTLDATLQRQLEELALNWKSRLPPRSSLAMIVVDHRDMKVRGWVGSVDINDDSRFSHVDMISAIRSPGSVLKPFVYGLAMDDGLIHPASLLQDVPRRTGDYRPGNFDSGFHGPISMSEALVRSLNLPAVQVLEAYGPKKFAGMLRNAGLPLLLPAGAQPNLSLILGGAGARLEDIAAAYSAFARQGRAGRLRLQPGDPLVERPLLSPGAAWIIRRILANEAQPLPDSALAQVVPLAVKTGTSYGYRDAWAIGLNARYVIGIWTGRPDGTPVAGQFGFASAVPVLNQVNNLLQSRSALDEARLPRDPRPASVSRGVICWPGGQFLPEGDSNCRRRLATWLLEGSQPPTLLLPEQEGIRGIRFPVWLDSSGKRVAADCPQAREHSVDVWPLPLEPWLPQAERRAARIPPASTTCPPLGQAFPAPLILSGIRQGAVIKRLPGEGRVSLPLQASGSDGARWWFLNGELLNVQGRTYTLHLESAGEYQLLVMDEAGQVATVDFTLQ; this is encoded by the coding sequence TTGTCGTTCCGTAACGTGCAGGTTCGGAAAGGACTACGCTCCCGCTGGCTATGGCTGGTGGGGGCGATACTTCTGCTGTGGGGCGGCATCATTGCCGCTGACCGTCTGTGGCCGCTGCCGTTACACGAGGTCAACCCCGCCCGGGTGGTAGTGGATGAGAAGGGAACTCCACTGTGGCGATTTGCCGATCGCGATGGGATCTGGCGCTATCCGGTCACCATTGAAGAAGTTTCGCCGCGCTATCTCGAGGCCCTGATCCAGTATGAAGATCGCTGGTTCTGGGAGCATCCTGGCGTGAACCCGTTCTCGGTGCTGCGCGCCGCCTGGCAGGATCTCACTGCCGGGAAGGTGGTGTCTGGGGGAAGTACGCTGACCATGCAGGTAGCACGCCTGCTGGATCCCCACTCCCGTACCCTGGGCGGCAAAGTGCGTCAGCTCTGGCGCGCGCTCCAGCTGGAGTGGCACCTCTCCAAACGTGACATCCTGACACTCTATCTTAACCGCGCCCCCTTTGGCGGCACGCTGCAGGGGGTGGGGGCTGCCAGTTGGGCCTACCTCGGAAAAGCCCCTGCGCAGCTAAGCTACTCCGAAGCGGCACTCCTTGCCGTCCTGCCGCAGGCCCCGAGCCGTTTACGCCCGGATCGCTGGCCGGAACGTGCCGAGGCGGCGCGTAACAAAGTCCTCAAACGCATGGCCTCTCAGGGCGTCTGGCCCGCACGTCAGGTGAGCGAGTCGCAGGAGGAGCCGGTATGGCTGGCCCCCCGGCAGATGCCGCAGCTGGCAGCGCTGTTCTCACGCATGATGCTCAGTAAAAGCCGTGACACCAAAGTGGTGACGACCCTCGATGCCACGCTGCAGCGCCAGCTGGAGGAGCTGGCGCTGAACTGGAAATCCCGGCTGCCGCCACGCAGTTCGCTGGCGATGATCGTCGTCGATCACCGCGACATGAAGGTGCGCGGCTGGGTCGGTTCGGTGGACATTAATGACGACAGCCGGTTCAGCCATGTGGATATGATCTCGGCGATCCGATCCCCGGGATCGGTGCTTAAGCCCTTCGTTTACGGCCTGGCGATGGACGACGGACTGATCCATCCGGCTTCGCTGCTGCAGGATGTCCCGCGTCGCACCGGCGATTACCGTCCGGGGAATTTTGACAGCGGTTTCCATGGCCCGATCAGCATGAGCGAGGCGCTGGTGCGCTCCCTGAACCTGCCTGCCGTGCAGGTGCTGGAAGCCTACGGCCCGAAAAAGTTTGCCGGGATGCTGCGCAACGCCGGATTACCGCTGCTGCTGCCCGCAGGCGCGCAGCCGAACCTCTCCCTGATCCTCGGCGGTGCCGGGGCGCGGCTGGAAGATATTGCCGCGGCGTACAGCGCCTTCGCCCGTCAGGGGCGGGCGGGGAGACTCCGTCTGCAACCGGGCGACCCGCTGGTTGAACGCCCTCTGCTGTCGCCTGGCGCGGCGTGGATCATCCGCCGCATTCTGGCTAACGAGGCGCAGCCGCTGCCGGACAGCGCCCTTGCTCAGGTAGTGCCCCTGGCAGTAAAAACCGGCACCAGCTATGGCTACCGCGATGCCTGGGCGATAGGGCTGAATGCGCGCTACGTGATTGGCATCTGGACCGGCAGACCGGACGGCACGCCGGTGGCCGGGCAATTTGGTTTTGCCAGCGCGGTTCCGGTGTTAAATCAGGTCAACAACCTGCTGCAGTCGCGTTCCGCCCTGGATGAGGCGCGCTTGCCGCGCGACCCGCGACCCGCTTCCGTAAGCCGCGGCGTGATCTGCTGGCCGGGCGGGCAGTTCCTGCCGGAAGGTGACAGCAACTGTCGCCGTCGCCTGGCGACCTGGCTGCTTGAGGGAAGCCAGCCTCCAACGCTATTGCTGCCGGAGCAGGAGGGCATCCGCGGGATTCGTTTCCCGGTCTGGCTGGATAGCAGCGGCAAACGCGTGGCGGCGGACTGCCCGCAGGCCCGGGAACACAGCGTCGACGTCTGGCCGCTGCCGCTGGAGCCCTGGCTGCCGCAGGCGGAACGGCGGGCGGCGCGTATCCCGCCTGCATCAACAACCTGTCCGCCGCTCGGGCAGGCCTTCCCGGCACCGCTGATCCTCTCCGGTATTCGTCAGGGGGCGGTGATTAAGCGTCTGCCGGGGGAGGGGCGCGTGTCATTGCCGTTGCAGGCCAGCGGAAGCGACGGGGCCCGCTGGTGGTTCCTTAACGGTGAACTGCTGAACGTGCAGGGGCGAACTTATACGTTGCACCTTGAAAGCGCAGGGGAGTATCAACTGCTGGTGATGGACGAGGCAGGGCAGGTGGCAACCGTAGATTTTACGTTGCAATAG
- the ndk gene encoding nucleoside-diphosphate kinase, protein MAIERTFSIIKPNAVAKNVIGSIFARFEAAGFKIVGTKMLHLTVEQARGFYAEHEGRPFFDGLVEFMTSGPIVVSVLEGENAVQRHRDLLGATNPDNALAGTLRADYADSFTENGTHGSDSVESAAREIAFFFAEGEVCPRTR, encoded by the coding sequence ATGGCTATTGAACGTACTTTTTCCATCATCAAACCAAACGCGGTGGCAAAAAACGTTATTGGCAGCATCTTTGCTCGCTTTGAAGCGGCAGGGTTTAAAATTGTTGGCACCAAAATGCTGCATCTGACCGTTGAGCAGGCTCGCGGTTTCTATGCTGAGCACGAAGGTCGCCCATTCTTCGACGGCCTGGTTGAGTTCATGACCTCTGGCCCAATCGTGGTTTCCGTACTGGAAGGCGAAAATGCCGTTCAGCGTCACCGCGATCTGCTGGGTGCAACCAACCCGGATAACGCGCTGGCCGGTACTCTGCGCGCTGACTACGCTGACAGCTTCACCGAGAACGGTACCCACGGTTCCGACTCTGTAGAATCTGCTGCACGCGAAATCGCTTTCTTCTTCGCAGAAGGCGAAGTGTGTCCACGTACCCGTTAA
- a CDS encoding bifunctional tRNA (adenosine(37)-C2)-methyltransferase TrmG/ribosomal RNA large subunit methyltransferase RlmN, which translates to MSELVNTSEVAIAAVPNKNGKINLLDLNRQQMREFFKEMGEKPFRADQVMKWMYHYCSDNFDDMTDINKVLRNKLKEVAEIRAPEVVEEQRSADGTIKWAIAVGDQRVETVYIPEDDRATLCVSSQVGCALECKFCSTAQQGFNRNLRVSEIIGQVWRAAKIVGAAKVTGTRPITNVVMMGMGEPLLNLTNVVPAMEIMLDDFGFGLSKRRVTLSTSGVVPALDKLGDMIDVALAISLHAPNDAIRDEIVPINKKYNIETFLNSVKGYISKSNANQGRVTIEYVMLDHVNDGTEHAHELAALLKDTPCKINLIPWNPFPGAPYGRSSNSRIDRFSKVLMEYGFTTIVRKTRGDDIDAACGQLAGDVIDRTKRTLRKRMQGEAIDIKAV; encoded by the coding sequence ATGTCTGAACTAGTTAATACCTCCGAAGTCGCCATTGCTGCGGTTCCAAATAAAAATGGAAAAATCAACCTGCTGGACCTGAATCGTCAGCAGATGCGCGAGTTCTTCAAAGAGATGGGCGAGAAGCCGTTTCGTGCCGACCAGGTAATGAAATGGATGTATCACTATTGCAGCGACAACTTTGATGACATGACGGACATCAACAAAGTCCTGCGCAATAAACTCAAAGAAGTGGCCGAAATCCGCGCGCCGGAAGTGGTGGAAGAGCAGCGTTCAGCTGACGGCACCATCAAATGGGCGATTGCCGTTGGCGATCAGCGCGTTGAAACGGTCTATATCCCGGAAGATGACCGCGCCACGCTGTGCGTCTCTTCCCAGGTCGGTTGTGCGCTGGAGTGTAAGTTCTGCTCCACGGCGCAGCAGGGCTTTAACCGTAACCTGCGCGTGTCGGAAATTATCGGCCAGGTCTGGCGTGCGGCGAAGATCGTCGGCGCGGCAAAAGTGACCGGCACCCGTCCCATCACCAACGTGGTGATGATGGGGATGGGCGAACCGCTGCTGAACCTGACCAACGTGGTTCCGGCCATGGAAATCATGCTCGATGACTTCGGTTTTGGTCTTTCCAAACGTCGCGTGACGCTCTCCACCTCAGGTGTTGTGCCTGCGCTGGATAAGCTCGGCGATATGATTGACGTTGCGCTGGCAATTTCGCTGCACGCACCGAACGATGCCATCCGCGATGAGATCGTGCCAATCAACAAGAAGTACAATATCGAGACCTTCCTGAACTCGGTTAAGGGCTACATTTCGAAGTCCAATGCCAACCAGGGACGCGTCACCATTGAGTACGTCATGCTGGATCACGTCAACGACGGTACCGAGCATGCGCACGAACTGGCGGCCCTGCTGAAAGATACGCCGTGCAAGATCAACCTGATCCCCTGGAACCCGTTCCCGGGCGCGCCGTATGGCCGTAGCTCAAACAGCCGTATCGACCGTTTCTCCAAGGTTCTGATGGAGTACGGCTTCACCACTATCGTACGTAAAACCCGTGGTGATGATATCGATGCCGCCTGTGGTCAGCTGGCCGGTGATGTTATCGATCGCACCAAGCGTACGCTGCGTAAACGTATGCAGGGCGAGGCTATCGATATCAAGGCCGTGTAA